From a region of the Tenggerimyces flavus genome:
- a CDS encoding GNAT family N-acetyltransferase codes for MPETTVTPATLHDVDFLIRLLGDVYGRDPDEQAQAHNDARTQGDVMDQVLGMVENSTTYIIHAAGERVGRLRVVRTPERSHLAGIQIHPAHQGSGIGTTVITSVLAEARERNVPVELEVAKDNPNAERLYVRLGFRRFGEQGNDYLMTTAV; via the coding sequence ATGCCCGAGACGACCGTGACGCCGGCGACGCTGCACGACGTGGACTTCCTCATCCGCCTGCTGGGTGACGTCTACGGGCGCGATCCGGACGAGCAGGCGCAGGCGCACAACGACGCCAGGACGCAGGGCGACGTCATGGACCAGGTGCTCGGCATGGTCGAGAACTCCACCACGTACATCATCCACGCCGCCGGCGAACGAGTCGGCCGCCTCCGCGTCGTCCGCACGCCCGAACGCTCCCACCTCGCCGGCATCCAGATCCATCCCGCCCATCAGGGCAGCGGGATCGGCACGACGGTGATCACGTCGGTGCTGGCGGAGGCTCGGGAGCGGAACGTGCCCGTGGAGCTCGAGGTCGCGAAGGACAACCCGAACGCCGAGCGTCTCTACGTTCGGCTGGGCTTTCGGCGCTTCGGTGAACAAGGCAACGACTACCTGATGACCACAGCGGTATAG
- a CDS encoding GNAT family N-acetyltransferase — protein MRFTTRELSRRTFADFEAFHASVHSCGCMLSLRGRHLSPVAVTAEERAKLLGAPDRSKKKFPHHEWWMARNVAEMKELVWAGQAHGILVYADKEPVGWCQFGRAEELPIVRTEKTPPNRIARDPTSEWRITCLTTRRDFRGQGVATRALTAAVEAIRKKGGGWIESTPVAYPQSKREWRKIKRTYGIRSEEMKDYLKTWPTKHIPGVGTVKAALSTSQTADYRGVMTMFENLGFKPTQRDEHGSSPNWWAPYDLVVMRLKVDGAA, from the coding sequence GTGCGCTTCACCACGAGGGAACTGTCGAGGCGGACGTTCGCCGACTTCGAGGCGTTCCACGCCAGTGTCCACAGCTGCGGATGCATGCTCTCTCTTCGTGGCCGCCATCTCTCGCCGGTCGCGGTGACGGCGGAGGAACGGGCGAAGCTCCTCGGCGCACCTGACCGGTCCAAGAAGAAGTTTCCCCACCACGAATGGTGGATGGCGCGGAACGTGGCCGAGATGAAGGAGTTGGTCTGGGCCGGTCAGGCGCACGGAATCCTCGTTTACGCGGACAAGGAGCCGGTGGGCTGGTGTCAGTTCGGTCGCGCCGAGGAGCTGCCGATCGTACGGACCGAGAAGACGCCACCGAATCGGATCGCTCGCGATCCCACGTCCGAGTGGCGCATCACCTGCCTCACCACGCGTCGGGACTTCCGAGGGCAAGGCGTGGCGACCAGGGCGTTGACTGCCGCGGTGGAGGCGATCCGAAAGAAGGGCGGCGGCTGGATCGAGTCGACGCCGGTCGCGTACCCACAGTCCAAGCGCGAATGGCGCAAGATCAAGCGCACGTACGGTATCCGGTCCGAGGAGATGAAGGACTATCTGAAGACCTGGCCGACGAAGCACATCCCGGGCGTCGGAACGGTCAAGGCCGCCCTTTCCACCAGCCAGACCGCCGACTACAGAGGTGTCATGACCATGTTCGAGAACCTCGGGTTCAAGCCGACCCAGCGCGACGAGCACGGCAGCTCGCCGAACTGGTGGGCACCCTACGACCTGGTAGTCATGCGCCTGAAGGTTGACGGAGCCGCCTAG
- a CDS encoding LLM class flavin-dependent oxidoreductase — translation MRYGLDISSAGPWGDPRMMAELAGLAERSGWDGVFLEDYVFFHSGGDAYDPWVALAAIAVATEHVTIGLLVTPLPRRRVWKVAAEAMTLDHLSGGRMILGVGSGDPSGDDFQGVGEGSDSRTLAARLDESLEVLSALWSGDPVTYDGAYLNLHGVTLRPRPVQRPRIPIWVGGCYARSGPRERALRWDGACLYGVPPNTALAADDVRALRQAARERRGDDGFVVAVGGRQRRQDLRAEVDYVTSLAEADADWWHEYIEPTTSLDAARSRIESGPIRART, via the coding sequence ATGCGGTACGGGCTGGACATTTCATCTGCCGGGCCATGGGGTGACCCACGCATGATGGCCGAGCTGGCCGGCCTCGCCGAGCGCTCTGGCTGGGACGGCGTGTTCCTCGAGGACTACGTGTTCTTCCACAGCGGCGGCGATGCCTACGATCCCTGGGTCGCGCTCGCGGCCATCGCGGTAGCGACCGAGCACGTGACAATCGGCCTCCTCGTCACGCCATTGCCTCGGCGACGCGTCTGGAAGGTCGCCGCCGAAGCGATGACCCTCGACCACCTCTCCGGCGGGCGGATGATCCTCGGGGTCGGTTCAGGTGACCCGAGCGGTGATGACTTTCAGGGTGTCGGCGAGGGGTCGGATTCACGAACGCTGGCAGCCAGACTCGACGAGTCCCTCGAAGTCCTTTCCGCACTCTGGTCCGGCGATCCCGTGACTTACGACGGTGCCTACCTCAACCTCCATGGCGTCACGCTGCGTCCACGTCCGGTGCAGCGCCCACGCATTCCGATCTGGGTCGGTGGCTGCTACGCCCGATCAGGGCCGCGCGAACGGGCACTCCGCTGGGATGGTGCCTGTCTGTACGGCGTTCCACCCAATACGGCCCTGGCGGCCGATGATGTACGAGCGTTGCGCCAGGCTGCGCGGGAACGACGTGGCGACGATGGCTTCGTCGTGGCGGTCGGCGGCCGTCAACGTCGTCAGGATCTACGCGCGGAGGTCGACTACGTGACCTCGCTTGCAGAGGCGGACGCCGACTGGTGGCACGAGTACATCGAGCCGACCACCTCACTCGACGCCGCCCGGAGCCGAATAGAGAGTGGACCCATACGCGCACGGACCTAG
- a CDS encoding phosphotransferase family protein: MVGHRSNEQLAELRALLIPPQEAMLRSRFELVHVPLRLITSGWHRLVVAAPDRVFVFPRHGGEVPGIEREAHVLTETRLKVAPRLVGLHREAGISPYPFLELSRVPGNSYDAMIDQLDAGDAATALADLGRRIAEWHCIPTPTALAAAPTHREPPRVAGLWIDPASVEETVAWASDLLSPYLGKVPRNAWLDVLSAVGAMGQVTVHGELSEGQFLLDHRYRVTGVVDWDALHFGHPLLDFNFGVGGVGVHRDKRELRSSMWKAYVTARGNDLPDLAVVEMFWGLLDATTLVETDGTDPRLPKALANANPARPWLATPGSNRPAYPTGTNKSVRRSSGAVVSCGLTNSAISGPCARRRQAAGQDDPP; the protein is encoded by the coding sequence ATGGTCGGTCATCGCTCCAACGAGCAGCTTGCGGAGCTTCGTGCCCTGCTGATCCCTCCGCAGGAGGCGATGCTGAGGTCACGATTCGAGCTGGTGCACGTTCCGCTGAGGCTGATCACGTCCGGTTGGCACCGGCTGGTCGTAGCGGCACCCGACCGCGTGTTCGTCTTTCCCCGCCACGGTGGCGAGGTTCCAGGCATCGAACGCGAAGCTCACGTTCTGACAGAGACCCGGCTCAAGGTCGCTCCGCGGCTGGTCGGACTGCACCGCGAGGCAGGCATCTCGCCCTATCCGTTTCTCGAGCTGAGCCGCGTTCCTGGCAACTCCTACGACGCAATGATCGACCAGCTCGACGCGGGCGATGCGGCGACGGCGCTAGCCGATCTTGGTCGACGTATCGCGGAGTGGCACTGCATACCGACCCCAACCGCGCTGGCAGCGGCTCCAACGCATCGGGAGCCACCACGGGTGGCTGGGCTGTGGATCGACCCGGCGTCAGTCGAGGAAACGGTTGCATGGGCATCCGACCTGTTGTCGCCGTATCTCGGCAAGGTGCCAAGAAACGCTTGGCTGGACGTGCTCTCCGCCGTCGGCGCGATGGGCCAGGTCACGGTCCACGGAGAACTCTCGGAGGGGCAGTTCCTGCTCGACCACCGGTATCGGGTGACCGGGGTCGTCGACTGGGATGCGCTGCACTTCGGCCATCCGCTGCTCGACTTCAACTTCGGAGTGGGTGGCGTCGGAGTGCATCGCGACAAACGAGAACTGCGAAGCAGCATGTGGAAGGCCTACGTCACGGCCCGCGGTAACGACCTACCGGATCTCGCGGTCGTCGAAATGTTCTGGGGGCTCCTGGATGCGACCACCCTGGTTGAGACAGATGGGACCGATCCGCGACTGCCGAAGGCACTAGCCAACGCCAACCCCGCCAGGCCATGGCTGGCGACGCCGGGATCGAACCGCCCCGCCTACCCGACGGGGACGAACAAGTCCGTGCGCAGGTCTTCCGGTGCCGTGGTGTCGTGCGGGCTCACGAACTCTGCCATTTCTGGCCCATGTGCACGACGACGGCAAGCCGCTGGTCAGGACGACCCACCCTAA
- a CDS encoding DUF402 domain-containing protein, with product MDGYAASRCERERRPSRIGALAWGGEARSGPPGCSLVISEGRDRSRRRATQPGLGQWELAAWTWDTNTKLSLLMPGAYFSVDLFFRGAGELVMWYVNFERPFQRTPIGIDTFDLLLDLVIEPDRSYQWKDEGEYAQGRHLGIISDVEHRQLQLAREQVLALLDQRIGPFDERWLSWRRDEDWPLPVLPDNTLTVPADI from the coding sequence ATGGACGGCTACGCCGCTTCGCGTTGTGAGAGAGAGCGACGACCTTCTCGCATTGGCGCTCTGGCCTGGGGTGGAGAAGCTCGCTCCGGCCCACCAGGCTGCTCTCTCGTCATCTCGGAGGGACGAGATCGTTCGCGACGTCGCGCTACCCAACCTGGCCTCGGACAGTGGGAGCTGGCCGCCTGGACCTGGGACACCAACACGAAGCTGTCCCTCCTGATGCCCGGCGCGTACTTCAGCGTCGACCTCTTCTTTCGTGGCGCCGGCGAGCTGGTGATGTGGTACGTCAACTTCGAACGTCCCTTCCAACGCACTCCGATCGGGATCGACACCTTCGACCTTCTGCTCGATCTGGTCATCGAGCCCGACAGGTCCTATCAGTGGAAGGACGAAGGCGAGTACGCGCAGGGGCGCCACCTCGGCATCATCAGTGACGTCGAGCACCGGCAGTTGCAGCTGGCACGTGAGCAAGTGCTCGCGCTGCTCGACCAGCGGATCGGACCGTTCGATGAACGATGGTTGTCGTGGCGGCGAGACGAGGACTGGCCGCTGCCCGTCCTGCCGGACAACACACTCACGGTTCCCGCCGACATCTAG
- a CDS encoding phosphotransferase enzyme family protein — protein MTKDASFKKVVRRHAKETGQRYTEALTELEGLDARMRHEPAADRLLAHLRGRYGIDPVAATKLSLHATYVFRIDRNDGNPWIARAFPPARPRSGAEGDAAILRFLERQSYPAERLAVDDAVSDFEGCAVLVTEFVEGELPPKGSEIAIMADLLGRLHALQYDEDASRPGGACGEDPSREGAPRQDLLAALSFLDAVDTKVAAAHRQRFEQLRDQVRDADDGDGLPESLLHGNIVGAPDHAIVSEHGPVAINWMASGRGPRLTDFAYLMWGTWLNQEEIDAGVTAYRRHVELTDDELDRLEAVMRIRPLYLMAGVYRRDIDRHHDGGAKVDWKWFDPEYIRAAAAATRAAFRRVGHG, from the coding sequence ATGACCAAGGACGCCAGTTTCAAGAAGGTCGTCCGGCGCCACGCCAAAGAGACTGGGCAGCGTTACACCGAGGCGCTGACGGAGCTCGAAGGTCTCGATGCGCGCATGCGCCACGAGCCCGCCGCCGACCGGTTGCTCGCGCATCTGCGAGGCCGATACGGCATCGACCCGGTCGCGGCGACGAAGCTGAGTCTGCATGCCACGTACGTCTTCCGCATCGACCGGAACGACGGCAACCCGTGGATCGCGCGTGCGTTTCCGCCCGCCCGGCCCAGGTCCGGAGCTGAGGGCGACGCCGCCATCCTGCGATTCCTCGAGCGGCAGAGCTATCCCGCCGAACGGCTCGCGGTCGACGACGCGGTGTCCGACTTCGAGGGATGCGCGGTCCTCGTCACCGAGTTCGTCGAAGGCGAGCTCCCTCCGAAGGGCAGCGAGATCGCCATCATGGCTGACCTACTCGGACGGCTGCACGCCCTCCAGTACGACGAGGACGCCAGCCGCCCGGGTGGGGCGTGTGGCGAGGACCCAAGCCGGGAAGGCGCCCCGCGTCAGGACCTGCTCGCCGCGCTGTCGTTCCTCGACGCGGTAGACACGAAGGTCGCGGCGGCACATCGCCAGCGATTCGAGCAGCTCCGAGACCAGGTGCGCGACGCTGACGACGGCGACGGTCTCCCCGAGTCATTGCTCCACGGCAACATCGTCGGCGCCCCCGATCACGCCATCGTGAGCGAGCACGGACCGGTCGCGATCAACTGGATGGCGTCCGGGCGTGGTCCGCGACTCACCGACTTCGCGTACCTGATGTGGGGAACGTGGCTCAATCAGGAGGAGATCGACGCGGGCGTCACCGCGTACCGCCGACACGTCGAGCTTACCGACGACGAGCTCGACCGGCTCGAGGCGGTGATGCGCATACGTCCGCTGTACCTCATGGCCGGCGTCTATCGGCGTGACATCGACAGGCATCACGACGGTGGCGCCAAGGTCGACTGGAAGTGGTTCGATCCCGAGTACATCCGCGCGGCGGCAGCCGCGACCCGAGCCGCGTTCCGGCGGGTAGGACATGGTTAG
- a CDS encoding VOC family protein, producing MVDDEQAWVIADLEGNEVCLPLGPTGILGREAETEDWRDMGCGLACYPTASIRESVDLAATVADLADDTGKALMVDVRPGAVVLDSGKDQQETEDFANDERFMELARRIQAAARGMGLTAEPAPRLRFLQIAIDAVEVPAVRAFWMAVLGYRHGPYERLLQDIYDPRRLNPVVWFQQVDAKDEARWAQRNRIHFDLYVPRDQVQARIDAATAAGGRVASDAHAPAWWTVADPEGNEVDLRPGRVGR from the coding sequence GTGGTCGACGACGAGCAGGCGTGGGTGATCGCCGACCTCGAGGGGAACGAAGTGTGCCTGCCGCTCGGACCTACCGGAATCCTAGGCAGGGAAGCGGAAACGGAGGACTGGCGCGACATGGGCTGCGGGCTCGCCTGCTACCCGACGGCATCGATCCGCGAGTCCGTCGACCTCGCCGCGACCGTTGCCGACCTCGCGGACGACACGGGTAAGGCGCTGATGGTGGACGTACGCCCCGGCGCGGTCGTACTCGACTCGGGCAAGGACCAACAGGAGACCGAGGACTTCGCCAACGACGAGCGGTTCATGGAGCTCGCTCGTCGGATCCAGGCCGCGGCGCGCGGGATGGGGCTCACCGCCGAGCCGGCTCCCCGGCTGCGGTTCCTCCAGATCGCGATCGACGCGGTCGAGGTGCCCGCGGTACGTGCGTTCTGGATGGCCGTCCTCGGCTATCGGCACGGGCCGTACGAGCGCCTGCTTCAGGACATCTACGATCCGCGCCGGCTCAATCCCGTGGTGTGGTTCCAGCAGGTCGACGCCAAGGACGAGGCGCGGTGGGCGCAGCGCAACCGGATCCACTTCGACTTGTACGTCCCGCGCGACCAGGTACAAGCTCGGATCGATGCCGCGACGGCGGCCGGTGGTCGAGTGGCGAGCGACGCCCATGCGCCTGCGTGGTGGACGGTTGCCGATCCGGAAGGGAATGAGGTGGATCTTCGTCCCGGTCGGGTAGGCCGCTAG
- a CDS encoding phosphotransferase family protein, with protein MSPLGSYVEWQHAQVSTPRSVLAEVVRRAVGAGIDRVDRIVEGYSNEVYRVWCADGQDVVVRILRFDHDTSFAASAGEAAAIDLARAVGVPAPEILLHEMVGIDGSEFPVMVQRTVPGRPLGEIVDSLSERQRHDVLVEIGELIARINGVQVDDERDWPTAMSADLADRRAARDLMLAGGFSADQFDRMLELLETYVRDFPCEQWVLCHGDLSPKHIFVTDGRRDGAAVQVSGIIDFGDSKPGAPVHDLAVLRVRGPELDLPPLLAGYGAPADETYRRQLDLHTLIIALGSLEIGVEENDQACIKRSNQLIRSLVAGL; from the coding sequence ATGTCACCGCTCGGCTCCTATGTGGAATGGCAGCACGCCCAGGTGAGTACGCCACGCTCGGTCCTCGCCGAGGTCGTACGCCGTGCTGTCGGAGCCGGGATCGACCGGGTGGACAGGATCGTCGAGGGCTACTCGAACGAGGTCTACCGGGTCTGGTGCGCCGACGGGCAGGATGTGGTGGTCAGGATCCTGCGGTTCGACCACGACACGTCCTTCGCCGCTTCGGCGGGCGAGGCCGCGGCGATCGACCTGGCCCGCGCCGTCGGCGTACCAGCACCGGAGATCCTTCTGCACGAGATGGTGGGGATCGACGGCTCGGAGTTTCCCGTCATGGTGCAGCGCACGGTGCCCGGCCGTCCGCTCGGCGAGATCGTCGATAGCCTTTCGGAACGGCAACGGCACGACGTGCTCGTTGAGATCGGCGAGCTGATCGCCCGAATCAACGGGGTCCAGGTCGATGACGAACGCGACTGGCCGACCGCGATGTCGGCCGACCTGGCTGACCGACGGGCGGCACGTGACCTGATGCTTGCCGGCGGGTTCTCGGCCGATCAGTTCGACCGAATGCTGGAGCTGCTCGAGACGTACGTCCGCGACTTTCCCTGCGAGCAATGGGTGTTGTGTCATGGCGACCTCAGCCCGAAGCACATCTTCGTGACAGATGGCCGCAGAGACGGTGCGGCCGTGCAGGTGAGCGGGATCATCGACTTCGGCGACTCGAAGCCCGGTGCCCCGGTCCACGACCTGGCCGTGCTCCGGGTTCGCGGCCCAGAGCTAGACCTACCGCCGCTGCTGGCCGGCTATGGCGCGCCGGCCGACGAGACGTACCGACGGCAGTTGGACCTGCACACCCTGATCATCGCGCTTGGCTCGTTGGAAATCGGCGTGGAAGAGAACGACCAGGCCTGCATCAAGCGCTCCAACCAGCTGATCCGCAGCCTGGTGGCGGGTCTCTAG
- a CDS encoding ArsR/SmtB family transcription factor, whose product MDEVFKALADPSRRRLLDRLNAKNGQTLRELCEGLDMARQSVSKHLAILEAADVVTTSWRGREKLHYLNAAPINAIADRWLSQYDRARAGALADLRKALETPEMTSPVFVYATYINTTPERLWRALTEPEFTRQYWGGNALGSDWKVGSPVTWQFAPNEEFRDLGQIVLESDPYRRLSYSWHGFQPEHQQFFGWTDAEFSQYLKEKQSKVAFDIEPVDGAVKLTVTHDDFDPDSMMHKAISGEINNAGWPNLLSHLKTFLETGEPLPS is encoded by the coding sequence ATGGACGAGGTGTTCAAGGCGCTCGCCGACCCGAGCCGCCGGCGGCTACTCGACCGCCTGAACGCCAAGAACGGGCAGACGCTGCGCGAGCTCTGCGAAGGGCTGGACATGGCCCGCCAGTCGGTGAGCAAGCACCTCGCGATCCTCGAGGCCGCCGATGTCGTGACCACCAGCTGGCGCGGCCGGGAGAAGCTGCACTACCTCAACGCCGCGCCGATCAACGCGATTGCCGATCGGTGGCTCAGCCAGTACGACCGAGCCCGCGCGGGAGCGCTCGCCGATCTACGGAAGGCATTGGAGACACCCGAGATGACAAGCCCCGTGTTCGTCTATGCGACGTACATCAACACCACGCCGGAACGACTCTGGCGCGCGCTCACCGAGCCGGAGTTCACCCGGCAGTACTGGGGCGGCAACGCACTCGGCTCGGACTGGAAGGTCGGCTCGCCGGTGACGTGGCAGTTCGCACCGAACGAGGAGTTCCGCGATCTCGGGCAGATCGTGCTCGAGTCCGATCCGTACCGGCGACTCTCGTACAGCTGGCACGGCTTCCAGCCCGAGCACCAGCAGTTCTTCGGCTGGACCGATGCCGAGTTCTCCCAGTACCTGAAGGAGAAACAGTCGAAGGTCGCGTTCGACATCGAGCCGGTGGACGGGGCCGTCAAGCTCACCGTGACGCATGACGACTTCGATCCCGACAGCATGATGCACAAGGCGATCAGCGGCGAGATCAACAACGCCGGATGGCCGAATCTGCTGTCCCACTTGAAGACATTCCTCGAGACTGGCGAGCCGCTCCCCTCCTAG
- a CDS encoding SRPBCC domain-containing protein produces MNVKVHMGIRRPPADVFKALVDPEVTTRFWFTHSTGPLEPGAKVEWRWEMYDVSSTVLVREFEQDRRLVFDWGDGTTAEFLLTPWEKGTFVVLTETGHQGTPEEIAETVAGSTGGFSFMLAACKALLEHDVELRVVLDHIPPGVTV; encoded by the coding sequence ATGAACGTCAAGGTGCACATGGGCATCCGCCGCCCGCCGGCGGACGTCTTCAAGGCGCTCGTCGACCCAGAGGTGACGACGCGGTTCTGGTTCACGCACAGCACCGGCCCGCTCGAGCCCGGCGCGAAGGTCGAGTGGCGGTGGGAGATGTACGACGTCTCCTCGACCGTCCTGGTACGCGAGTTCGAGCAAGACCGTCGACTCGTGTTCGACTGGGGCGACGGTACGACGGCCGAGTTTCTCCTTACCCCGTGGGAGAAAGGTACGTTCGTCGTCCTGACCGAGACCGGGCACCAGGGAACTCCGGAGGAGATCGCGGAGACCGTCGCCGGGTCCACCGGAGGGTTCAGCTTCATGTTGGCCGCCTGCAAGGCGCTGCTCGAGCACGACGTCGAGCTGCGCGTCGTGCTCGACCACATTCCACCGGGTGTGACTGTCTAG
- a CDS encoding DinB family protein encodes MTTQRCRPAGDADERAMLAGWLDWQRATVRVKCAGLSDADAYRSLLPSPLTTVAGLVSHLRSVEYGWFEWSFLGGPESGLDDWKVSGVPLTQLLDDYDAQCARSRAIAAAHDLDELEAWAPPGLELVSLRWIVCHLIEETARHLGHLDAIRELIDGTRGS; translated from the coding sequence ATGACCACGCAACGATGCCGTCCCGCCGGCGATGCGGACGAACGAGCTATGCTCGCCGGCTGGCTCGACTGGCAGCGGGCGACGGTGCGGGTGAAGTGCGCCGGGCTGTCCGACGCCGACGCGTACCGGTCCTTGCTGCCCTCGCCGCTGACGACGGTCGCTGGGCTGGTGTCGCATCTGCGATCGGTCGAGTACGGATGGTTCGAATGGAGCTTTCTCGGCGGACCCGAGTCGGGACTGGACGACTGGAAGGTGTCCGGCGTACCGCTCACGCAGCTGCTGGACGACTACGACGCGCAGTGCGCGCGGTCCCGGGCGATCGCCGCCGCGCACGACCTGGACGAGCTCGAGGCCTGGGCGCCGCCCGGCCTCGAGCTCGTCTCGCTGCGCTGGATCGTCTGCCACCTGATCGAGGAGACGGCCCGCCACCTCGGGCACCTCGACGCGATCCGCGAGCTCATCGACGGGACCCGGGGGAGCTAG
- a CDS encoding GNAT family N-acetyltransferase, which yields MQAITTTRLRLEPVGPANAHDLWLVHNDDEVASWYDNAPPSIEEAQRRAEDMGDAWRLQGVHKWIAYARDTGDVVGRGGVARTPVDDDWGQLYTFLPDEPWVREAHQSRQPFVAHAHWLEVGWALRRTFWGQGYASELGKAGLAYAFDVLGMRAVVSCTIRHNARSRAVMERIGMKYAGEIRSRGLVEGTTEEQDDAPYAVCVLLRDEWIP from the coding sequence GTGCAAGCGATCACGACGACGCGCCTGCGGCTCGAACCCGTCGGTCCGGCCAACGCCCATGACCTCTGGCTCGTGCACAACGATGACGAGGTGGCGTCCTGGTACGACAACGCGCCACCGAGCATCGAGGAAGCCCAGCGGCGTGCGGAGGACATGGGCGACGCATGGCGTCTGCAAGGTGTGCACAAGTGGATCGCGTACGCCCGCGACACCGGCGACGTCGTCGGCCGCGGCGGTGTGGCGCGCACGCCAGTGGACGACGACTGGGGCCAGCTCTACACGTTCCTCCCGGACGAACCATGGGTGCGGGAGGCGCACCAGAGCAGACAGCCGTTCGTCGCGCACGCGCACTGGCTCGAGGTCGGCTGGGCCCTTCGCCGCACGTTCTGGGGCCAGGGCTACGCGTCGGAACTCGGCAAAGCTGGCCTCGCATACGCGTTCGACGTTCTCGGCATGCGCGCCGTCGTCTCCTGCACGATCCGCCACAACGCCCGCTCCCGAGCCGTCATGGAACGCATCGGCATGAAGTACGCCGGTGAGATCCGCAGCCGCGGCCTCGTCGAAGGCACCACCGAAGAGCAGGACGACGCCCCCTACGCCGTCTGCGTCCTGCTCCGCGACGAATGGATTCCGTAG
- a CDS encoding class I SAM-dependent methyltransferase, producing the protein MSDVVGETQRTYDRIAAEYAEHKRRPYTPLTKYYEAFAAHLPRGSAVADIGCGPGEEVRLLREYGFTAFGFDFSAGQLRAAGVVGLTQADMRDLPIRTASVDGVWCQAALLHIPRAEVPTVLAEFARIVRDGGRLHLMVAEGNDEGWEQASHYQASDRQRWFTYHREPELTHQLAEVGFAVDAVDRHRSNREWLILGAARRAH; encoded by the coding sequence ATGAGTGACGTGGTGGGGGAGACGCAGCGGACGTACGACCGGATCGCGGCGGAGTATGCCGAGCACAAACGCCGGCCTTACACGCCGCTGACGAAGTACTACGAGGCGTTCGCCGCCCACCTGCCGCGCGGTAGCGCGGTCGCTGACATCGGTTGCGGGCCGGGCGAGGAGGTGCGGCTGCTCCGCGAGTACGGCTTCACCGCTTTCGGCTTCGACTTCTCCGCCGGCCAGCTACGGGCCGCCGGGGTCGTGGGTCTGACGCAGGCCGACATGCGCGACCTGCCCATCCGCACCGCCTCCGTCGACGGTGTCTGGTGCCAGGCCGCGCTGCTGCACATCCCGCGCGCCGAGGTGCCGACGGTGCTCGCCGAGTTCGCTCGGATCGTCCGTGACGGCGGCAGGCTCCACCTCATGGTCGCCGAAGGGAACGACGAGGGCTGGGAGCAGGCCTCCCACTATCAGGCGTCGGATCGGCAGCGCTGGTTCACCTATCACCGGGAGCCCGAGCTGACGCATCAGCTCGCGGAGGTGGGGTTCGCGGTCGACGCGGTCGATCGACACCGGTCGAATCGCGAGTGGCTGATCCTGGGCGCCGCCCGACGAGCGCACTGA